A single region of the Marmota flaviventris isolate mMarFla1 chromosome 10, mMarFla1.hap1, whole genome shotgun sequence genome encodes:
- the LOC114092517 gene encoding guanylate-binding protein 5-like → MTSETYMPGPMCLIENMEGQLVVKQEALQILSAITQPMVVVAIVGLYRTGKSYLMNQLAGKKQGFSVGSTVQSHTKGIWMWCVPHPEKPGHTLVLLDTEGLGDVEKDDDKNDTQIFALAILLSSTFVYNTMNKIDQGAIDLLHNVTELTDLLRARKSLDLGDEDADDIVSFFPDLVWTIRDFYLSLEIDGQLMTADEYLENSLKIKKGSDQRTQTFNLPRLCIQKFFPTKKCFVLDTPTHQKKVSQLETLQDDELSLEFVQQVAEFSSHIFTKSKIKILPGGIKVNGLRLESLVLTYVNAINNGDLPCMENAVLALAQRENSAAVEKALAHYDQLMGQKVQLPTETLQELLDLHRASEREAIKIFTENSFKDEDQSFQKELKTLLDAKQNDICKQNEEVSSDRCSALLRDIFGPLEEAVKQGVYSKPGGHNLYLQKTEELKAKYHQQPRKGIQAEEALQKYLKSKESVSKAVLQTDQALTAKEKEMREARMKAEAAKAEAERLEAIRRQKQQMMEERERLHQQQIRQMEIDKANFQAQQQREQERRLQEEAQRLKLIHQAQIARFQAQIQQLQSTRPQPQPDPCLIL, encoded by the exons ATGACCTCAGAGACCTACATGCCAGGCCCCATGTGCCTCATCGAGAACATGGAGGGGCAGCTAGTGGTCAAGCAGGAAGCCCTGCAGATCCTGTCGGCCATCACGCAGCCCATGGTGGTGGTGGCCATTGTGGGCCTCTACCGCACAGGCAAATCTTACCTGATGAACCAGTTGGCTGGGAAGAAACAGG GCTTCTCTGTGGGCTCCACGGTGCAGTCTCACACAAAAGGAATCTGGATGTGGTGTGTGCCTCATCCTGAGAAGCCAGGCCACACCCTAGTTCTGCTGGACACTGAAGGCCTGGGTGATGTAGAGAAG GATGATGATAAGAATGATACCCAGATCTTTGCTCTGGCAATCCTTCTGAGCAGCACCTTTGTATACAATACCATGAACAAAATTGACCAGGGAGCTATTGACCTACTTCA CAATGTGACAGAACTGACAGATCTACTCAGGGCAAGAAAGTCGCTTGATCTTGGAGACGAGGATGCTGATGACATTGTAAGCTTCTTTCCGGACTTGGTGTGGACTATAAGAGATTTCTACCTAAGCCTGGAAATAGATGGACAACTCATGACAGCAGATGAATACCTGGAGAATTCACTGAAGATAAAGAAAG GTAGTGATCAAAGAACACAAACTTTCAATTTGCCCCGGTTGTGTATTCAAAAGTTCTTTCCTACAAAGAAGTGCTTTGTCCTTGACACACCCACTCACCAGAAGAAGGTCTCCCAGCTAGAGACACTGCAGGATGATGAGCTGAGTCTTGAATTTGTGCAACAAGTGGCAGAATTCTCTTCCCACATCTTTaccaagtccaagatcaagattcTTCCAGGAGGCATCAAGGTCAATGGCCTTC GTCTAGAGAGCCTGGTGCTAACCTATGTCAATGCTATCAACAATGGAGATCTGCCCTGCATGGAGAATGCAGTCCTGGCCCTGGCCCAGAGAGAAAACTCAGCTGCAGTAGAAAAGGCCCTTGCCCACTATGACCAGTTGATGGGCCAGAAGGTGCAGCTGCCCACAGAGACCCTCCAGGAGCTGTTGGACCTGCACAGGGCCAGTGAGAGAGAGGCCATAAAAATCTTCACAGAGAACTCTTTCAAGGATGAGGACCAAAGTTTCCAGAAAGAATTAaag ACCCTACTAGATGCAAAGCAGAATGACATTTGTAAGCAGAACGAAGAAGTCTCTTCAGATCGTTGCTCAGCTTTGCTTCGGGATATTTTTGGTCCTCTGGAAGAAGCAGTGAAGCAGGGGGTTTATTCTAAGCCAGGAGGCCATAATCTCTACCTTCAGAAGACAGAGGAGCTGAAGGCAAAGTACCATCAGCAGCCCAGGAAAGGAATACAG GctgaggaagctctgcaaaagTATTTAAAGTCCAAAGAGTCTGTGAGTAAAGCTGTTCTACAGACAGACCAGGCTCTCACAGCCAAGGAAAAGGAGATGAGAG agGCACGTATGAAAGCAGAGGCTGccaaggctgaagcagaaaggtTGGAGGCGATTCGTAGGCAGAAACAGCAAATgatggaggagagggagagactcCATCAGCAGCAAATAAGACAAATGGAGATAGATAAAGCAAACTTTCAGGCACAGCAACAGAGGGAGCAGGAACGTCGACTCCAG GAAGAAGCCCAGAGGCTCAAATTGATCCATCAAGCTCAAATTGCAAGATTTCAAGCTCAGATCCAGCAGCTCCAAAGCACAAGGCCTCAGCCACAACCTGATCCATGTTTGATACTCTAA